The window TGTAAATTTGTTAATTACTGAATAGAAATGACAATACACAGGCAAGGCCCTGAGTGTCGGTTTTCCTCATCCCAAAATCTATTAAGAGGcctgcattttaaatgttatctgATGGCAATTTGCTAGTTCAGTGACTGACCCACAATGTAAGGTAGGGTAAGAGGTAACATCCTCAGCAGTCAGTCTGCATTGAGTACAAGTATGTTTAGGGTAAATTATTAGGGTAGAGTTCAGACATGCTTAAGTTATGGCCTGGAGAGGAACAGTCACTCCATGGAAATAGCTAACAGGGCATAATGTAGCAAACACCTTTTTTGGTAACACTTAAAACGTAGTTTGTGTTCGCACAAGTCCATCCCTGTTTCAGTGTTCTATTGTTTAGTGCCTAATGAATGTCTTGGGCCTACTGCCAGGTGCCGGTGTCTCTGTGGTTCTCAGGAGTACTGTGTGTTCGAGATGGTCTTCCACAGCAGGGTCTTCAGGTTGTTGAGGACCAGTGAGTGGTGAACCTCCATCTGGCTGGCCAGGCCGCTGAGCGTCACGCAGGTACGGAGCTGCTTCTCCAGGTCTGCACGGAGGTCTGGGGGTGCGCCAAACAGCAGGTAGTCCTGTAGAAGCACACACACCTTTGCCAGGTTGGGCTGGACCACCTCGGTGTTGCACTGCTTCACCAGCCGGTCACACGTGGCCGTGCAGTCGCGCCCAAAGGTGCAGTCCGCGTTGGTTTCACAGCGACGCCCGCGCAGGAATGTGCGGATGGCCGCCTCCGATGCCACGCTACGCAGGTCGGCCATTTTGCAGTCATACTTGACGTTGTAGCCCACATGGCGCGAGCTGGCGTCACACAGCAGGAAGCTCCCATAGGCCCCGTGAAACACCTGTTGATATAGGTGACACTGTTTAGATGCATATTGTGAGTAAAGATCATGCTAAATCCCAACGACTGCATTTCATCTCGAATTGTTCTTTTTCTCGGCTTTATGCTCTGAGTGTATGCACAGAGCTGCGGACAGGGTTTCTTAAAAGGGATTACTGAGACATATTAACCTCCTCCACAAACTCAAGCAGTCCAATGGTGATTCGAGCTCTCCGGGGCCACGCAGGGGCCAGCCATTGATTCAGACTGGAGCTCAGGGCCTCCGGAACTAACGCCTGCAGGTAGCTGGGGATCTCCAGTCTGTACAGGGAGCTGTGGAttcaatgtgttaaataaaataaaaataaaaaatacatttagccaCCAGATgtgcatttgagaaaaaaaacgaaGGCATGAATGAAAACACTTATGATTGGGCTAATTGTTCAGAGGGCTTCCGCACCTAGAGTAATACCTAATGGAATGTGTCGCATGGCAATGAAGTTGACTACAATCCTGACCTGTGGCCCACGCGCTCCGTCACGTACAGATCCCCGCAGAAGCCCAACAGTTTGGGCGTGTGCTCCTTCTCCTGCAGGGCCACCATCAACAGGAACTCATTGATCTGGAGGAGCGCCCACACCGACTTCGCCTCGGCCAGGGACACTTTGCCGTCCTTGTTCACGTCGGCCAGGGTGATGACGCGCCCGACCAGGGTGGTTAGAGAGGGCTGCTCCCCCAGGGTAGACTGAAAGGtagggcagagagaggggaataTGTGGGAGTGAAAACACTTTTTCCAGGGGACAGTGATGCTGAAACCTAGCATACTGGTGTTTATGTTTTCTTTCACTGAAAAGATGTGACTAAGTCACAGGACGCTGATCACATGTCAATAGACAGTGGGATGATTGAAATGTGCTAGATTTCTTCCATGCTGCTCTCATTAGATCACCGTCAGGGAGCAGCACTGTGGTGAATATCCACTTGCATCTCTATTATGTCTTACAAGTGAGCAATTGTGATGACAATGACCGTGTCTTTAGCTCCTTCTCTTCGGCTATATTTGGAACAGGGCTTCTACCCCTAGTTTCCTGCTTGCTCTCTCTCACTTCGCCCTACCGCGTTGTCTCTTCCAACACTCTACCTCTTCCCCCTCCTCACAAAcccgttttctctctctctttccgaGGAGCCAGAAGCACACGGATAATAAGGTCACTCTGCCTCGCTTTTATGTTGCTTTCCAGCACAGACTATGTAGGCGTATCTACAGTACAGAAGACCTGCACTTTTGTTCTTTTAGTGCCTGATGCAATATACTGTACCCACTACAAGGTCAAATGAATTTCCAATGATCCCTCCCCACACTTTCCTattataggtgctgg is drawn from Esox lucius isolate fEsoLuc1 chromosome 14, fEsoLuc1.pri, whole genome shotgun sequence and contains these coding sequences:
- the dipk1b gene encoding divergent protein kinase domain 1B; translation: MLSHGCDSTGIRFRDLLQAVLVFPTESFVMPRGLRRLVHLVLFCPLSKGLQSRLPALKVKYLLLVWLGILVASWVLYMQYASYSELCRGHVCHMVICDHYRRGIISGSSCKALCEERSLTLQRCMSTSSTHQVYSGLWKERPVVIKCGLEESLKGDGAPDSLLRQEMTLFDKPTRGTSMDEFREMLHSFLKSTLGEQPSLTTLVGRVITLADVNKDGKVSLAEAKSVWALLQINEFLLMVALQEKEHTPKLLGFCGDLYVTERVGHSSLYRLEIPSYLQALVPEALSSSLNQWLAPAWPRRARITIGLLEFVEEVFHGAYGSFLLCDASSRHVGYNVKYDCKMADLRSVASEAAIRTFLRGRRCETNADCTFGRDCTATCDRLVKQCNTEVVQPNLAKVCVLLQDYLLFGAPPDLRADLEKQLRTCVTLSGLASQMEVHHSLVLNNLKTLLWKTISNTQYS